From the genome of Cervus elaphus chromosome 7, mCerEla1.1, whole genome shotgun sequence:
GGGGAGAGGGAAACATTGAATAGGCTGAATATGAGATGGAGTTGACACTTGACTGACCTGGCCTTGTGAAACGCAGAGTGATAGAATGTATGGAATGGCTTCAAGGTGATGCAGAAAATGAGGATGCAGTGGAGTGTAGGTGAAGACAGCCACTGGAGGAGGATGGAGCCTGTTCACGTTTTTATTTGCTATGGTCTCAAACTTTGTGTTCCCCAGAAGTTTCATATGATGAAATCCTGATTCCCATGGTTATAGCATCCGTAGGTGGTGCCTTTGTGAGGTGATAGCGTGATAAGGATGGAGCCTACTCAATGAGATGAGTGCTTTTATATATAAGAGACACACAGACCTCCCGAGCCCTTCCCCCCATTTGAGGACACAATAAGAAGTATGTGACCAGAAAGGACCCTGCATGACCACGCTGTGGAAATCCATTGCCATTGTTATAagactgtgatattttgttatagcaacccaGAAGGACTAAGACAGCATCCTAACAATCTTTAGACAGTTCAGTAAACCTCATGCTATTTGTACAAAGGTGCGAAGCACTGATCCTATCTGGTGTAACACTGTGACAGTGGGCTGACCGTTCACAGCTGGCTCATAAAGAATCCTGAGGATTCAGTCTTCTTGGTAGCATGACCAGAAccatgaataatttttaatactttgatTCTCATAACTTGACCCAGAATAATTTTCTGATTCTTATGTAATCTCTTAATGGTCTTCTTTGTAATGCCAGCTTCTGTTATTGTTGACTAATTTTAATAGGAGCTTCATTCTCTCAATTGTAGGGGtggattttgttttgatttccaattaaatgaaaataagaaatgttaaCAAACTACCCTCTTAGATTTTGACATCTCTACAgagtctgtgtttatttttttaagaggagacccatttgtgtctctttttctgttttgcatatcctgtgggagaaggtaagggtgggatgtttccagagaacagcatcgaaacatgtatattatctagggtgaaaccgatcaccagcctaggttggctacatgagacaagtgctcgggcctggtgcactgggaagacccagagggatcaggtagaaagggaggtgggaggtgggatcgggatggggaatacatgtaaatccatggctgattcatgtcaatgtatgacaaaaaccactacaatatgtaaagtagttagcctccaactaatgaaaaaaaaaaaataggagaccCATTTCACAGAGCATGCATTAAAAAGCTATAAATTTCAAAGCTTGCTATGGGATAGATCATTAGGACCATCTCAGAGCTGGATGGGATGGATGTGGATTTAGCACTCGTCGCTGATTCTGCACGCCAGTATCTTGCTGTACATGTCAACTTTACGGGAATCCCTGCTCAGGCACTTGAACAGCTTATAAAATGCAGAATGATGCATATCTCCATTGCTGGACACCAGGGATCGGTATCCTGACCAGTAAATGCGATTCTTGGTCAACTTCGATCTGACTGGATCAACAATCTGAATACccaaaagaaaatgactttttattcattttatcattATCTGCTTATCTTTGTCCCTTGTAATTATAAATTAAGATTTGGGGAAGACATACGAATAGAAAACTCTCTAGATATGGATTTTGGAGCCAGCCTATGAGAAAACAATTAGGAATCTCAGAGTAGATACATAACTCAATTTTAattttacctttctcttttttccttcccattaTCATCCTTTGATTTcagaagaacagagaaagaaggcAAGTAGAAATTCAACAGCAGATGTACTGGGATACTTTGAGGAAAATGCTGAGCTTTCTCTTactcttgaaaatatttcaaccACCTGTGCCTAGGAAGAGGCAAACTTTTGGTGGAATTGTGTGCAATTGAGGGAAAGCTGCACATGACAAAAAAATGCAGTGAAATTCTGATTCCTTTACAGTAGAATCCATCACTATGAATGACTAGGCTCCTGCTTTATGTAGTAGCAGTCTAGCATGTAAAATCATGAATCTTTTTCTTACAaaatgagatatttcaaatctcCTTATGCATTACAGAGTCATCAACAAAACAAGAAAGCCCTCTGCAGGATGCTCACCTGGCTGAATCGCATCTCTATTGTTTGAAgtctgaataattttttaaaattctttttggcACTTGATAGGATAGTATCTGAGAGGTGTTTCTTAAACCGCACGTCATGGGCTAGATCATACAGAGCATCTCTCCAGAGGTACTGTAAGGTGAGTATCCACTTAGTAAGGTCTTCATTCTAAGCAAACATAAGAAACAGcttcattaaaataatcataattcaGTGGTTTTGGTAACATGTGATCTTTGCTCAGAGCAGCTCACCTACAAGACTTCTGTTAATTCTTATGTGTATGCAGAGAATTCTGAAGGTAGTAACAgttgaaaaatgataaaatgtaagCATTAGCTCACAGTTCGCTGAATTATTAACAATTTGGTTTACTTTaggcattaattcttctgatGAGTTTTAATTTATAACATGaagaatattcttttttcctctgaaattctACCACCCACTGAGTTAGTTcttttatgtttgtatatttgCTTGAGAGAAATCTAAGTATTTTTTGACAAGTCAGTATGTGCCTGCAGTACCTGACTCAGGAAAGAGGCATTCTACCTGTGCCCACATCATTGTCACCCAGTGATTCTTTAGTATTAATTAATCAGATGAGTCATTCGTATTGAGTTTCGATTTTTGATCTGTTTTATGATGCTACCAGAAAGAGacaatgaagaagacatacaTTCCCAAACAGGCTTTCTTTCCTCAGTTGATCCCAACACCAGCCCCCAAGCTGGTATCGGAAGACTCTGTCTTGTTGACATGTGGGATTTACAATGGAGGGTTTCCCCCCCAGATTCACTACTACTAGTAGAATTGAGCATGTAAATGCCAGGAGGCTGAAGATCTCTAGTTAATATGCTTGATTTCATTATAGCCTTGAACtgttttagtggtaaagaacagagAACTAAGTAGGATGAAATATAGTAATGCACATAAAGTGCTTAGTAAAATGTATGGCCATGTAGTAACTCTCAATAAACTTTAAATTCAAGCTTATTGAAAAATCCCTTGTCCTCCTCCATTTTGAACTTTTCCTTTACTTGATCATCCTTATTATTAATGAGCTTAACAGAGGAAAAGAATGCTGATATCATTAAGAGAGTTGTAGAGAGAAAAGATAGAATTTTAAGGGGGGATGcaagtcaaaatattttaaataatgttaagaCAAAGGGTAATGCAGGAAATCAGAAAGGAGAGATTATAACGGTGAAAATTTGGAGATGCCATTAATTATTGAGGCTTGTATGTAACCTGTGTTGTCCTCAGAACAGAGGCAGTTGTTGCGGCcatgaaaagcaaaacaatgtTTTATAGGCCATTGTGGGGGAAacttaaacaaattaaaaataaaagatgacaaaGGAATCATTGAGAGTGACAAATGAAGGAGGTGTCATTGAAGTAGAAGCAGAATCAGGAGAGCTTTGAAAGGCAGAGGCGCTGGCTGGAGTGGTGCAGTATAGGACTCCCACGTATGAGTCACTAGTAACAGGGAGTGCTCAAAACTGGAGTGTGTTTCTTACATActcatgaattttgcaatgtTATATTTTACACATGGAAGTTCCCATTCATTTCATGATTTTGTACAGAATAATAGCTGCAATCCTGTGTCTAATGCATTGCTTGAACTAAACTTGTCTGCATGGACAATTTATAGATCTGTTGTTGATTTTGCTACTACGAAATCCCTTGATTTTGCTCATGCTTCATCAACTGCATAATATAATTTCTCTTCAGCTGCATACAGTTCCTCCAACATTTTCTGCATGTACAGTTACCATTACCTCTAATAATCTGAAGCTTGGTAAGCTACATACAGTCTCATTTGATCCAGTGTAAAACCCAGGTGAAAGACTCACGTTCATCTGTTggactttttctctttcttcaggagCATGGACTGAATTGGTGTGGCAGTCGTAGGTGGCATTGATATAATCTGGTTTACTCTGGGAATACTTTTCATCCTGAAAGTGAACAGGCAATTAGTTAGGGATGTTAGATATTCAGTAGATGAGCCCATTACCAGAAAGAACATTAACATGTTTTATAGACGTGCAATTTTTTATCGGAGGGGCATCACAGAATGTGAAAGTCATTCTTTTCCTACATTTTCTATACATTTTctctataaaaatgattttacatcTAACTTTTCTAAGTTCagatttttcccttctctattttatcattatcattttttttctattttttagtatttgaaCCAAATATAGTACTTTCGTACCAATacttggtgcttcccaggtgatggtagtggtaaagagcattcctgccaactcaggagatatAAGAGCctcaggttagatccctaggtGAGGAGCATCCCTTGCAAGAGTGTGCAGCAGCACACTCCTGTACTCTCGCCTGgcgaatcctatggacagaggagcctcttgggcTACGTCAGTAGGGTTGCAAAAGTTGGAgacaactgatgtgacttagaaTGCATGGATGCACATATATTTAACCATTTAATCTCTTGTTTACTGTGGGTTAGAGCCAATATATTCCCTTATAAGGACTAATACTGTAATGACTCTAACTTATCTCTGAACCCGCTCACGAAAAAGCTTAGTGTTCATCCCAGGTGCAGAATACAATGCTGTTTAAGGTGACAAAATGGtgagtcagaaaaaaatgttgtAAAGTTATAGGAAATACTAAGCAATGGACTGAGAATAATAAGAGTTGAAAAATCTAGCTAATACTTTGATAGAGAAAAACTAATCTCTTAGCGGAAGTTATGAACATTTGAAGAGATTACTTGGAAGAGGTGGAAAAAAATGGACAGTCCAAAATGGAGGATGAAACAAAAACTAGTGAGTACAAAGAACTACGTGAATTTAATAGAAATCTTTAGCACCGCTTTTTATTAGCTGTCTGCTCTACTGTGTGCTCCTTGATTGACATAAAAGAATTAACATATAACTTTCATATACCTTCatcagaaaaagaataattgTGTCCAATTGTAAACTCCCCTTCTATTGTAGCATGAAACCTATTCACTGCAATTCTTAAAGCAATAATTtgtagcattaaaaaaactaCCAATAATCATTTTTGTGACCAGGATTCAGCTTTGTTTAACATGTTCCATCCACCCAGTTCACTGCAGAGCAGTTCTCATTTATTGGCTATTTACTCTGAGCCTGGAGAAGAAAGCCCAGAGAGGCCGTGAAGGACCAGAAAATCACCATGCTTCCTTTTCCGCATTTCCACCTAAAAGTGCGTTATGTCAGGTagtattatggactgaatgtgtgtTCTTCAAATTCATGTGTTAGAGCCTGAACTGCCAAAGTACTGTGTTTTGAAAAGGGTTCCGACTTTTTGGCAcaccatggtctatagcccaccagactcctctgtccatgggattcctcaggcaagaatacaggagtggctcgccgttcccttttccagggaatcttacagacccagggatagaacccaggtccctcCTATTGtgcaaagattctttaccatctgagccaccagcaaagcccactAAGGTTAAATGAGCTCTTAGGGTGCAACACTCATCCAATAGGTTTGTTGTCTGCATGAAGCGAAACACCAGAGAATTTTcccttctgtctctgtgtctgtgtgtcctttcctctgtctctcttccccacccccaccctgtgaGAGGACGCATGGAGAAGCCATCCTGGGAAGAAAGAGTTCTTACCAGAACCTCACTTTGCTGGTGCCCTGATCTGGGATCTAGCCCCCAGAGCTGTGAGGAAACAAATTGCTGGTATTTATTCCACCGAGTCTATTGTATTCTTTTATGGCATTCCTAGCTGACAAatacaaaatcatttattttagaaatttaaagaaaaaatgaatgaaaggaaactgaaaattttattgCACTTCTTAGGAGTCTTTGATATTTCACATAACTGGTCCTTTCTTTGATATCCACACCTTATGAGCTGACGGCATCTTTAACCTAGAGAGTGTGTTATTTGAAGTTTGGCTGATGCAGCCCTCTTGTTGAAAGGACAGTTTGGCCCAGTCACTTATGTGAAGGTACCTtctgggagcctggcgggctaaagttcttggggttgcaagagttcgacacgacttagcaaataaaccaccaccaccagattaCTTACAAACTCATGGAACATTATTGTGGATAGGTTATGGATGTCATGGGACAGCCTGGAGACACGGCTAAACATTTTTCTAAGGAAATTCAGGGGGACGCCAAATACATCAGGACCGCAGGACTGGCATATGTTGCCTTGGCACAGGAGCAGATTTGACAGGAccagcagcagaagcaggaaggaccctgctaaaataaaaacatgagctATTCTGAGATGATCTAGTCACTGAAGTTATCAATCCATCCTGTGGAGGGAAGCCTTCTCTTTCCCTGTTGCTCTGAGTAGGAGTTGGTGCTGTAGTAGCTGGGCTGGGGAAGAAGGAGCGCCTTCTGTGTGAATTTAGATGGATGATGATATTTGCACAGATGGATATTTGGAGAAGTAGGTTACTCCCTGAATTTTTGTATTGCTCCCAGAAGTACTTCTGTGCCAGAGTATTTTGTCCACtcttttaaaacagtttaatGTTGGAACTGCAGACTATGAGCAGCCAGGCCCTTAGGAGTTTGTGATTTATTTACTCTACATTGACTAATGCTTGAATTTTAGACACTGAAATGACAAGAAGTGTACAGTTGATCTATGTGGTTTACCATCATACTGGGATAAGAGTAAACACATGACTGACTGATCACTACTATTGAGTACAGAGAGAATACTAAGAGAAAAATGTACTGTACCTTGGATCTGCTAACTCAGCTTCGTATCCCATGCATGTCTTTGATACTTTCCCAAAAGCTTTAAAACATGTTAAAATCTATGTTTCACGGTAACCTTGTGAGAGCCTTCATCTTCACTGTGAACATCAAGTTATGTTAATGAAGATGCAATGTCTTGGAAAGGGCAAATAATTTTCCCCAGGACCCATTATTAGCAGTTGGAGGTGACTGGGCACCAATACAGTCATCTGTTCACTTCCTGATGTCACATCACACATGCCTGTGGGCTCTCGGTCTTCATGTGTGTAACCAGGACCACATCAGGAGCTGTGATAACTCTCCttgcagagaaaaatattttgtctttgactGCAAATCAGCAGTGACCCTAGAACATTGGTTTTATCCACTTGTTCTGCTCTGTCTATAAAACACTCACTGTTAACGTCTTTGACATTATCAGTGTGGAGGTCTGGTTCTCCTGGCTAGAATTTCTTCTAGGCAACGTGACAGCTCTTCTACTTTTATGCATCCTTAATCTTCTCATTACATTTGTTTCTTTGAGACAATGGCAGGTAAATCTCCAGATGGTCATCAAGAATCTTACCTGCTCAGCACCCAGGCCCCCATCACTGGCTCTTCGGACACGCCTGGCCTTTCCTGACTGTGATGTTTCAGGGAGAAAATCCATCTGTCTGGTCAGGAGCACATCCTGACAACCATGGGGCTGAGTTTTTGAACCATCTCCAAACATCTCCTCTTGATAGGAGAACTAAAACTTCATGCTTCCATGGTGTATTGTAATATTTCAGAAACTATTCCCGGCCCTACCTTTGGCCAACAGAAGCATAAAATCATAGACTCTTGCAAGcatgattttaaaattacttttcctgTCTGTCCCTTGTAAATAATCAGAATTTAAGACTGAAGTGAGCCAGGATTACTTTGGACAAGAGAACTGATAAAATAGAGATTTTATCCTCCTGAATGAGATCTGAACATGATTCGTTTTTCCAATTTACCAGAAGAGTGGTAATTTAATTAATGATAAGATATCAGCATTTACTAGGTTTTCTCTGCTCTTAGTTAGTTTAAAGGGGCATGGTACCTAAGAATAAAATGGTTATTTAAAGTTAGGTGGTGAAAACCAAAGAAGTGGTTctcaaaaagaagatatataagtTGGAGAAATTTGGGACTCTCTCTCTCATCAACTAAAGAGCTTATTGTGACAGGCAAGGAGAACAATAGCTTGTATAACATAGACGtatttgtgtgcatatatttctgtgcatgtgtacatgtgttaTGAATACATATATGTCTAATTACTAAATGGAACTTTGTACCttataaaattcagttttataaCAGGCAGTAAATAGAGCAGAATACCCTAATTCCTAAAGTACTTGATCATTTGTTTGTTGATGACTaactatatgattttttttctgttaaagtgtaatatttgtatttgctttggtagtacatatattaaaaagattGGAATAATACTGAGAAGATTAGCATAGCCCCTGCCCAACAATGACACACAAATGTGTGAAGCCTTCCATATTTTTCTGTAACAACTTCCAGGGGTGCGATGTGAAGAAAGGTGGGGAGGAGATTCAAGGTTGACGGGACataggtaaacctatggctgacccatgttgatgtttggcagtcCAGTATTGTAAAGGAATTGCACTTAATTAATGATCAATAAATTTAACTATTAAAACTGTTACTGGGGACCATATAACAGGTTCAGATATCCATTGTATGACTAAAGAGGATCTGACTGGAAACTGAAGGTGTCAATTATC
Proteins encoded in this window:
- the LOC122696830 gene encoding placental prolactin-related protein 3-like; this encodes MAPNEETDLSEVNQCLMSTECSVLLIGSQGLRKLNKDQQPQVEGCHGQLCAPSTDVPAVSTCRHGSSLPSRLADSPRATGVLTLGSFHNPTAPAPSFRGHQWTYNPVRGSFLLLLLVLSNLLLCQGNICQSCGPDVFGVPLNFLRKMFSRVSRLSHDIHNLSTIMFHEFDEKYSQSKPDYINATYDCHTNSVHAPEEREKVQQMNNEDLTKWILTLQYLWRDALYDLAHDVRFKKHLSDTILSSAKKNFKKLFRLQTIEMRFSQIVDPVRSKLTKNRIYWSGYRSLVSSNGDMHHSAFYKLFKCLSRDSRKVDMYSKILACRISDEC